CTGATGGCTTGAACTAATTTTCATGATATCGACACCAGTAATAGTATGATTCACTTattaaaaaatactttttattctCACCTCCATTTTGGATAAAACACTACATTCTTAGTTATCCCATCGAATtatcccccttctctctcttaaagttattttttcttttcttattatgTTACATTATTTCTACCTTCTCTCTCATCAATTTTACAACATCACTCTCAACAAAACATTATCTTATTCTTCATCCTATCGTCACTTTGCCCAAAAAGAATTGttgatttttagttaaattacTATGAAAATAGCACCGACCCGAAACAAATAACTTCACGCAAACTTGTTCGTCCCTATCAAAATTTTAAGAGATGGGTGTCAAGTCCATTTTCCAATTCTCCTAGCCCCTGTAGAATGCGAAAACTTCCCTAGTGGGAGTCAAATCATTGCCAAATAGGGTTAGATAATAACAGTACATGGGCAACATTTCATGTCCGAAAATGAAATGTTCCAACTGCAGATAACCTTTCCCTTAGATCAAGATTTAGTGGCACAAAGTAACTAGACCCCACCCTTGACCTGAAATAGCCTCATCCGCCGCCCGAGCCTCTCTCCTAACTCCTTGAGAAAAGCCATGCAGATCGGAGACGGGGACAGGTGGGTGTTATGGGCGGCCCGTCGCCACTACTCATGATGACACCAGCTGAAAAGGACGACTTTCCATTTTTCTGGCCATGTGCATTGTGCATGGACCTCCAAGTTTGTTCTGTTCATCGTGGATGATTTAAGGCTAATGTATGTTTGCTCGATCGAATGAAGCCAAAGCCCGTACAGTTGAATCCTGCAGAAAAGTTATAATTGCTTGACGTGAGGTTGAAGCAAATGTCATGTGTTAGGGGGGTTCATAATTTGAAAGAGAGGAGCATTGTGGGTCGAGCTGCTAGTTCCTACCGTCCAAGGTCAAAGCAGCTACAGATGCTTaagaatgaaaagagagagggttTCGAGCATCCCTAGGGCATAAAGCCTGGCATAATTCCCTCTCCTTTGTAGCCAGAACGGCCAAAAACACAGCCACATCTCTCATTTTAAGGTTTAGGCTACGAGATCAGTACTACGTTAATCACATGTTGTTATTCCTTAATCGTGATTACCCAAGAAGGGTTGCCTTAAATATTTTAAGGCCGCGGTATTGGGTATGTTTATTTAGTCCGACTTGGAAGCTATTGAGACAGGAGAAGGAAGTGGGGCAAATCTTGAGTTTGAGCCAGAATATATTAAATGAGAATGAAATCAGATTCGATGGACCCCTTAATTTGTTTTACATAGAAGAGAGACCTCGGCAAGAATCTGAGTTTACGGAAAAGCAGTTCTATGATGATGATCTATGTGTATCACCGACGTCGTGTTGAAAACAATGTAAGGATAAAAGGAAAGTTGGGTAAAATGAAGTTCTGTGGTTGAATCCATTGTAACTACGTTCTACTATCTCCGAGTTCCTTCACatcactgaaaaaaaaaaccaagtaagtgataaaattagggaaaaaaggTTAAAGGTACCattaaattttaagttaatCACATAAAAAGGCTTAAGTTTTCCAGTTATCTAGCATTGATGCTCCTAAGAAACATTTGAAATGGACTCATGCGAAGTTAGCTTAGCTATTCCAATTATCTTGATATTGGAGTATTTCAAGAGTTTTGGGCTGAGAAAGGGGGCGTGTATCGGCTTCACATCAAGCTTGTTCCAAAAAGACACTCCAAACGTCAACAAGCAACTCCATATCtgactttcttacttttttgtATGTCAACTTAGGCCAAATATACGTTAATAATCCATCATTAATATCAAATGTCCCGAGGAAGCTGGGCCAGACCAGGACTAGACGTAACGTATCAAGGCAAGATCTTATATTCTTCCCCTGAACCGTCACGGCAGGTCGATTAGCCTCCAGAGATAGAGACAATCCGTCTCTTCACAGTGATGAGCAAGTACCCACATCAATCACTTAGAATATAGAGAAAAGATACTTGGCAGTAGCCCCCAGTTCCGATGCTTGACCTAGGGACTCTAACTCCAGCTGAGCATAGACCCAGGATGCTGCTATTTAAAGGCACCAGGGGACTCAGTATTTCGGCACGCCACTTGCCCACCAAAACACGCACAGCCATCTTCGTTAGAAACCCTCGCCCAAGTCCCACAATTCATTTCTCACTTGCATGAGATGGCAAGATCAAGCGCCTCTCTCACTTCAgctcttctgcttcttctcctGATGACTTGTGCTGTGTTCAAGACTGAAGCTAGATCACTCAAGAGCATCGCCACCGACTTGCCTGGCTCGTTGAACGGTTTGCATCTCAACATCATGATCAAGCGCTCAGGGCCGAGCCCGAGCGGTCCCGGGCACAAGTACAGGAAGCTGGCCCAATTCATCGGGTGGACCAAAAGATCTGGCCCTAGCCCAGGCGTTGGGCACTAGTGTGATTAATCCACTAGTCTCAGTTTGTTCGTGGTGATTCTTAGCTAATCTCATCCTCGAATCCCATCAGTTTGTGTATTACTTAAATCGCACTTTCTAGTCATTCAACGTCACAGCTTATAACAGATCGCTGAACTGACGTTATATATATAACGACAATAATTACTTCGAAACTATTATACAACATGTATTATTGTAACGTCAAACCTCTACATAGTTATTCAAAATGTAATGTGGCAGTAGTAATAGTACCAGTCATGTGTATCCAACACAATTTCCTCGTATTTCTATATTTCATGTCAGTATTACGACACATGATATAGAATGTGACAATAGTTTGGCTCAATGAAATCCCATTTCCTTTATAAGTATCTCAAGTTTTGCTGATCTCTCTCTCGGAAGGCTCTACCAAGAGTTTCTGTCATTTACAATTGAAGTTGATATGATATAAGTTGTGGATCAGCAAGAACCCGGCCCAAGGGAAAGAAGGGCCTTTCATCTTATTGGGCTTCCAGCCTATAACAGCAGAAAGAGCCCAAAAATTCCTGGTTTTGGGCCTTCGAGGCTTCAATCTTACAGCCCATAATGGAATGCAGCTCTTATCCGATCGATAATTTCTTTGACTCAttctatttttgaaagaaaaagaaaaaggacagaTCCAGAGAGACTTGTTCTTCACCTACTACAGATCTGATCATGAAAGTTGGCAAGTCATTTGCAATGTCTACATTAGAGATAAAGTACATTAACACATCGCAATCGCCTTTGacaataatattattttatatgttCAAGGCCTACTCCAACTACCCCGCCGAGGCACGTCCCTTCCAAAGCCACGTTCTCTGACGCCCTATTGAAAAGTAAACGATTGGACTGACAATTCGGCACGTATTCGAAGAATTAAATTTGTGGTGAGCGAGAGAGGATTTTAGGGAATTCCCTTCTGGTTGGGCAGGTTCTTGTCAATCGAAAATTGAACGAAGAGGGGATGAGGTGGGGAGGAAATATCTTGAGTCCCATGGAAGAGGGAGAAGAGTCTCTTTCCCGATGCATTTTCTTGAACTATTCAGACATGGTTAgcgtgaaggaggaggagcggaCGGCTtggaaattttttgtgtttggTTTTTGTCGTTGCCAAGTCCAATCTTGCAAATATGATTTAAAACAGATTGTTTTAGATTGATAACGTGTTCCTATCATGCCGGCATCATCTCATTCTTGAATTAAATAAGAGCATTGAGTATAAAATTTAAGTTACCGACAAATGGCAAAGCAGACCTAGTGAGAAAATTAGTATACTCACAATAAAAATATCCATATAAACATCACAAAAATGCTGCCCGAGCCAATGAAATCCGACAAATAAGACTCCAAGTCGACATGCTTGTGCATGCACAATTTTGGGCCATAAAATTGGGCATGTGAGAGCCTCAAACCGTTAAGAGATTAGGCATTTACTTTGTTTGTCGACTGGCGAGACGTGCACGCATTTCACACCCTCTTCTCATTGATCTTCAAAGCTTTTCTGAACTCACGATGGTTCCAGAAAGGCGATGTTTTGCTGACAGAGGGAGCGTTCGATGGAGCTTCTCCATCACTTAATTTGTCccttcaagatgaaaaaagTAAGAGGTCCACCGTACCAAAACATTCTTCCACTCAGAAGAAAACCACAGTAGCTGGAGGGAGTCAAGCATGTCAGAAGCACAGAAACTGGGAATGGCTAAAAAGCAAGTCTTGACCCTTAACCCACCCCACTGGTTCACCTACCGCACCTCGGGTTAGGTATTGCTTGCTGAGGTGTCACTTTTCGCCAAAGTCACGTCTCTCTTTTGGATTCTTCCTATTGGTCCGTCTCGTTTCCTCGTTGCTGGTTGCTGGTAGCGTTTTTGTCCATATATATATGGCAGTCCATATGTATCCCCGTCACTCCTCATCTATGCTCCTACCCGGCAACTTCCCACTACGATAAGCAGCAAGTCTACGGCTCTGTCGAATCTCTCTCCGAGCACCACTTTGAAAAAAGCTTGGATCTTTGAGCAAAAATGGGCAGTCTTGAGAAGGAGAGGACTACCACGGGTTGGGCTGCAAGGGACCCGTCTGGCGTTCTCTCTCCTTACACTTATAGCCTCAGGTAGATTCAAGAACTTGCCTTCTTCAGGATTGATAAAGATAGCTAAGAATCTAAGTTTTCGTTGTGCTTGTGATGTCGTTCTTTAAttcttgtttttgcttgttcgATCAATTACGTATTAATCAATATTCGATTGATTAGTCTGAGTTTATCGGCAAAAAAGATTTGTCTAAGTCACTTCCCAACAAATGCAGAAACACGGGACCAGAAGATCTTTACATCAAGGTGTTGAGCTGCGGAATTTGCCACAGTGACATTCACCAGATCAAGAATGATCTTGGCATGTCCCACTACCCTATGGTTCCTGGGTAGGTCTTTTCTTGCATTAATCATGACTGATTCTTCCTCTTCTGTGTCTCTTCCTATTCTAATTAttctttcccctctttttcAGGCATGAAGTGGTGGGTGAGGTTCTGGAGGTGGGATCAGAGGTGACAAAGTACAGAGTTGGTGACCGAGTGGGAACCGGTATAGTGGTTGGGTGCTGCAGAAGCTGTGGCCCTTGCAATTCGGACCAGGAGCAATACTGCAACAAGAAGATTTGGAATTACAATGACGTGTACACCGATGGCAAGCCCACTCAAGGTGGGTTTGCTGGTGAGATAGTGGTTGGCCAAAGGTGAGCACTTGCATGCCTCTCTCTACTCTCTTATTCTAAGCTGAAATAGCCTACCTAACGGGGGAGAGTTGATGATCCCTCGAGGAGACCTTGCCTGTGTGGAATTTTGCCATTGGATGGAaaagcaaaatatgaaaaactgTCCGGGTTGAGGTCTGTTGTATTTCAATCCAATGGTGAAAGAATGCGAGGGCACCATGCCCCCCATCTACTTAAAGCAGATCGAAAAGTGGGCATCCTTTGTTTGAGCCCTTCCATTGTTGATTCATTCAATTTCAGTTAATTTGTCTTGGGTCAATCGTAATGGCCCACAAAATCACATTCAACTTGATGAACAATAATCAGAAAGAAACATGTCTGGTCTTGTCAATTTTAGCTCTTAAGTACTTCGAATGGCATGACTTGATTTGATGGTGTATTGTAAATTTAGTAAACTAGTTGGCGAACTTGAAGGTCCTGGGAATTAGTTAAGTGGAATGATCATAGGAAAGACACATGACTAGCCTAAGCTAACTTCTACAGCACTGCATGTAAACCCGTACAAAGTGAAACTGATGGAAGATTTGACTGGTCCGATTGGGGTCTTTGCCCTTCAGGTTTGTGGTGAAAATCCCAGATGGGTTAGAGTCGGAACAGGCAGCGCCGCTGATGTGCGCTGGTGTGACCGTGTACAGCCCTCTGGTGCGCTTTGGGCTCAAGCAAAGTGGGCTGAGAGGAGGGATATTGGGGCTTGGAGGGGTTGGCCACATGGGGGTGAAGATAGCCAAGGCCATGGGACACCATGTGACTGTGATAAGCTCTTCTGATAAGAAGAGAACGGAGGCATTGGAGCACCTGGGTGCCGATGCTTACCTAGTGAGCTCCGATGAAAATGGAATGAAAGAGGCCACTGATTCGCTCGACTACATTTTTGACACTATCCCTGTGGTTCACCCTCTCGAACCTTACCTGGCCTTGTTGAAGCTCGATGGGAAGCTGATCTTGACTGGTGTCATCAATGCTCCTCTTCAATTTATCTCTCCCATGGTTATGCTTGGTAAATTCTCTAGACTCCCTTTCTCTTGAGCGCTGTTTTTGAATGGATTAGTCCATGCATCAATGAAGGCATAGGCAGCCACTGCACAAGGAAATTTATACAGCCTGTGTACCATATGAAAATCCATTGTGAAGCCTGTCATAATTTACTCTAAAATGGCTATTACATCATGTTGTGATCACGGTCTGATGTTTTTTTGCTGGCATTTTGCGAACAAATGCAAAATCTTCTCTTGGATTGACGGTCTTTCAAAGAAATTGTATGTCACCTCATTTGTGTGGTTATAACATGCAGGGAGGAAGTCAATCACTGGGAGTTTCATAGGGAGCATGAAGGAAACAGAGGAGATGCTTGAGTTCTGCAAAGAAAAGGGATTGACTTCCCAGATCGAAGTGATCAAGATGGATTATGTCAACACGGCCCTAGAGAGGCTCGAGAAGAATGATGTCAGGTACAGGTTCGTCGTGGACGTTGTGGGAAGCAAGCTTGATTAGTTTTGTCCTTTCCCCATAATTAAACAAGAAATCGACGTGCTTGTCTCTCAATTCGAGTTCCTCATGCCCTCTGTTGTATCATTGTTTGTTATACCGAGAGTATTATTTTCTTCTGTCTTCGTATTGAAACCATAGACCTTCTCGATTGTGTATTCAATGATGAAGGTGTTAATGATTTTATCACTTAAGAAATTTGACTATTTGGATTCTGGAAGCATTTTGAATTGGGTTGTGCTGTGTTTTCAAGAGGGGTGGGTGAGGGTTCTCTTTTTTGACAGTGACCCAACAACAAACTCGGATGAATAAAAGTGACACAATGTGTTTCACAATTCTTGGTGGATACGACTCTTTGATAGGGTGCTCACCAGCTTTTCCTAAGTTAGCAAAGGTCAACATCGCTTTCACATGGAGCCATTATCCCAAGTGAGCACAAAGTAAGATAAAAGAGTAGAGGGTGGAGACTAGGATGCTTTTCTGCCTAAGTAGCGTCGAAAATGTCAGCAGACAGATTAACCTGAGTCGTCAAATATACGAGCCATCGCGAAGATGGTTTTGGGAAAGATGGGGGGATTTATGAGCTCGCTGAGCTTCCGTTCGATCAAAGGAAACATGGTGGGTACTCCGGAGAGATGCAACAGCGACCGCTCAGCTCGATCTTTCTGTGGTTTCCAGCTGATCCTAGAAACAAGGGCAACCACTGTCTCAATCTTTCTGCGGTTCCTAATCGATCCCAGCACAAATACGCGTAGGAAGACACGAACCTTGCCCGCAATCGAGACACGGTTTGATGCGCATTCTGGAAGCGGCTCTTCCGACACACGAGGCGGAAGTcagaagagagggaaaatgattttttcagGAGAGCGAGACCTCAAGCAAAGGATACGACGTGTGGATGACTTCACCCCAACGTTTGCTAATGTCCGGGTCCACCCGCTGGCCACCCTCGTCAACTCTCTGCCTTCCAAACATCCTCGGCATCATCCTGCACCACCAAAACCCACGACTGTGACAAGGCACGCCCCCCGAGACTTTCTTGCTCTCCCTTTATCGGAGAGGGAAGAAAAGTCGGGCGGCTTGTACGCGGACCTCATCAAACGAAGTTTGAGTTGGACTGCGGTGACTGCGAAATTGAAGGTCACGCCCAACTGAAAGCGACCTCCTTGAAGACGACAAATGGATCTGCTCGGTTCGTATACCCTTCAAAATGAGGTGTCATCTTATCTTTTGAGATAAGCAAGCATGCCGCTTCATGTAACGACAGACATCGCACCCTTCCACCCGGGAATAATCTTGTGTTCTTCAGGGATTATCATATGCAAGTGAAATCGCCCTGTTTCTCTTCTCGTTCTCGCCCCTCGACCGATTATTTTACTGATTCCTACTCAGAACATGCAAGTGAAACtgccaatttttcacaaaaggaatGCCATGTATCGCATCTCGCCCTTGTTGAGTGCTGCTGATTCCTACTCAGAACGCCCACCTATTAAGGATAGGTTTGATAAAGTTCTTATTCTAGAGAACGAACTTTTTTTAAGA
Above is a window of Eucalyptus grandis isolate ANBG69807.140 chromosome 9, ASM1654582v1, whole genome shotgun sequence DNA encoding:
- the LOC120288205 gene encoding probable cinnamyl alcohol dehydrogenase produces the protein MGSLEKERTTTGWAARDPSGVLSPYTYSLRNTGPEDLYIKVLSCGICHSDIHQIKNDLGMSHYPMVPGHEVVGEVLEVGSEVTKYRVGDRVGTGIVVGCCRSCGPCNSDQEQYCNKKIWNYNDVYTDGKPTQGGFAGEIVVGQRFVVKIPDGLESEQAAPLMCAGVTVYSPLVRFGLKQSGLRGGILGLGGVGHMGVKIAKAMGHHVTVISSSDKKRTEALEHLGADAYLVSSDENGMKEATDSLDYIFDTIPVVHPLEPYLALLKLDGKLILTGVINAPLQFISPMVMLGRKSITGSFIGSMKETEEMLEFCKEKGLTSQIEVIKMDYVNTALERLEKNDVRYRFVVDVVGSKLD